The Mangrovibacillus cuniculi sequence ATAAGCCTCTTGATACTTTTCTTTGATAAGTTCTAACATATCTTCGTCTATCGGATGAAATTCTTCCCCTTGCTCGATGCGATGAAGCGCAAAACGCAGATGGGTAATTAACCTCTGATAGTTGATAGACTCTTCCTCAATACGAATTTGTAGCTTCTCTTCTATTTGCTCCACAAACTCTCTCATAATCGTTGCTTGCTTCAACGATTCGTTCATAGAAGGAGCGTCCATCTTGGCCGTATGGATATGAAGAGCAATATGTGCCACTTCATCTTCAGGTATCTCCACACCGATTTCTTCTCTAATCAATTCTTTCGCCCACATACCTATTTCATATTCTTTTCGATACAATGTACGAATTTCATTTAATAGCTTATTGTGTATAACAAATCCATTGGCCATTCTTTCTAAGGCAAAAGATAGGTGATCCGTAAGAGCAATATGTATGTGATCACTTAGTGGAGCAGAAAGTTCTCTTTCTGCCTGACTGATGATTTTTTCTGCCAAATCAATATGCTTTTCCGGCACCGTAGCTAAAAGTTGCTGAAATTTTTCTGACGAGTTTGCATGCATGATAAAGATTTTCTCTATTTTATCTCTCGGAATAATATCATTGTTTCGCTTTCCAAATGCAATCCCTTTTCCCATCACAATCTTTTCTTGCGGCCCATCTACCACTACAACAGCGTTATTGTTTAGAATACGAAAAATCCTCATGTTCTCCTCCTAACCCTCTGGCAGATGGGTAAAATCACTTCTCAGTCTCCCTATTTCTCCAGAAATTTATTGACGATATACCCTACGCCACTTTCTCTGTTGGATAACGTTTGATAAGCACAGTACTGTTTTATTGGTTCAGCTGCATTACCCATGGCTACAGGTATACCCACTGCCTTCATCATCGATAAATCATTAAAGTTGTCGCCAATCGCCATGGTGTCTTTTAGAAGGAGATTATGTTTTTCTACGTACTTCTTCAACGCAATCCCCTTTTGAGCATGTAGACTATTTACTTCAATATTATCGCTACCTGATGAACTTATCGCTAAATTAGGAATCTCACGTAAAGCTATATTCGCATTGTCTAACGACTGATCTTTTCTGGAGAAAGCCAGGAATTTATAGATCGTTACGTCATCATTGTTAAATAAAGTATCATAGCCTTCTACTTCTTTTATATCGCTCTCTTTGAATCGTTCTAGCGCTTTCTTTTCTACCTCTTCTTTTGGTACTTCTGGATTGGCTGTTAAAAAGATATCCACCAAAACATCTACGCCACGTTGCTCATTT is a genomic window containing:
- a CDS encoding Cof-type HAD-IIB family hydrolase, which produces MVMCIATDMDGTLLNQHQEITEQNRLALLNAIEKGVHVVVATGRSYVEAKNVLQEAGLRVPLICVNGAEIREPDGTIIEMNGMGVEESMRAASILREEDIYFEVYTSHGTYTENEQRGVDVLVDIFLTANPEVPKEEVEKKALERFKESDIKEVEGYDTLFNNDDVTIYKFLAFSRKDQSLDNANIALREIPNLAISSSGSDNIEVNSLHAQKGIALKKYVEKHNLLLKDTMAIGDNFNDLSMMKAVGIPVAMGNAAEPIKQYCAYQTLSNRESGVGYIVNKFLEK
- a CDS encoding PRD domain-containing protein; translation: MRIFRILNNNAVVVVDGPQEKIVMGKGIAFGKRNNDIIPRDKIEKIFIMHANSSEKFQQLLATVPEKHIDLAEKIISQAERELSAPLSDHIHIALTDHLSFALERMANGFVIHNKLLNEIRTLYRKEYEIGMWAKELIREEIGVEIPEDEVAHIALHIHTAKMDAPSMNESLKQATIMREFVEQIEEKLQIRIEEESINYQRLITHLRFALHRIEQGEEFHPIDEDMLELIKEKYQEAYQCAKEIIISLREDEQYHFPDTEIAYIALHIQRLMK